The following proteins come from a genomic window of Bactrocera tryoni isolate S06 chromosome 1, CSIRO_BtryS06_freeze2, whole genome shotgun sequence:
- the LOC120766602 gene encoding protein yellow-like isoform X2: protein MYSSWFYLILLLIAIHDSQSAYGRGNQWSQYTQRPNFSRYKELKKVYEAKNLEFGFPSEEDRQKALRKELYIPDNPLPIDVDVYHPPSGEQPKIFVTIPRFGQGVPYSLAYLTNVVRPNGTELQPYPSYDWHKTHGDDCDGLTSVYRIQIDSCGKMWILDSGEIEFKQHCAPQLVVLDVATSKVVHRYRFPKGMFKPTISRFVTPYVDIADPAPKGACEEAFVYMADPTGTGFVVYDVQHERSWRVENKYTYPDPDFGTHTIAGESFELLDGTFGFAVTPRGLGLRRMLYLHSLSNDAQVAIPLDIVNDPTYWKSGINSALEHFVLLGKRGIQCAAPAMTAQGMFLCGHLEPIGLFGWDIRTPYTHQNRLLLAENPTTLQFISGLKVIRNLEGKEEVWMLSNRLQKGFSGTMNYDEINYRIAKCGVDELVFGRPC, encoded by the exons at GTATTCAAGCTGGTTTTATCTCATACTGCTTTTGATCGCCATCCATGACAGTCAGAGCGCTTACGGACGCGGCAATCAATGGAGTCAATACACACAACGCCCCAACTTTTCGAGATACAAGGAGTTGAAAAAAGTGTACGAGGCAAAAAATTTGGAGTTCGGATTTCCCAGCGAAGAGGACAGACAAAAAGCTTTACGTAAAGAGCTCTACATACCAGACAATCCACTGCCCATAGATGTGGATGTCTATCATCCGC CAAGTGGCGAGCAACCGAAGATTTTCGTGACAATACCACGCTTTGGCCAAGGCGTGCCCTACTCGCTGGCCTATCTAACGAATGTGGTGCGCCCCAATGGCACCGAACTGCAACCCTATCCAAGCTACGACTGGCATAAAACGCATGGCGATGACTGTGATGGGCTTACCTCGGTGTACCGGATACAG ATCGACTCGTGTGGCAAAATGTGGATATTGGATAGCggtgaaattgaatttaaacaaCACTGCGCGCCACAACTAGTGGTACTGGATGTAGCCACCTCGAAGGTCGTGCATCGCTATCGTTTTCCCAAGGGCATGTTCAAGCCGACAATAAGCCGTTTCGTCACACCATATGTCGACATTGCAGATCCCGCACCGAAGGGCGCATGCGAGGAAGCTTTCGTTTATATGGCCGATCCCACCGGTACCGGTTTTGTGGTGTACGATGTGCAACATGAACGTTCATGGCGTGTGGAAAACAAGTACACATACCCCGATCCAGACTTTGGTACGCACACCATAGCCGGTGAGAGCTTCGAACTTTTGGATGGTACATTCGGTTTCGCGGTAACACCACGCGGTTTGGGTTTGCGACGCATGTTGTACCTGCATTCGCTGTCGAATGATGCACAAGTAGCCATTCCCTTGGATATTGTGAACGATCCCACCTACTGGAAGAGCGGTATCAATTCAGCTTTGGAGCATTTCGTGTTGTTGGGCAAACGTGGCATACAATGTGCGGCACCAGCCATGACCGCGCAGGGCATGTTTCTATGTGGACACCTAGAACCGATCGGTCTTTTCGGCTGGGATATTCGTACACCGTATACACATCAAAATCGCTTGTTGTTGGCTGAAAATCCAACAACGCTGCAGTTTATCAGCGGCTTAAAGGTGATAAGGAATTTAGAGGGCAAGGAAGAGGTTTGGATGCTGTCTAATCGTTTACAGAAGGGCTTCTCCGGCACCATGAATTACGATGAGATTAATTATCGCATTGCCAAATGCGGTGTCGACGAGTTGGTGTTCGGCAGACCTTGCTAG
- the LOC120766602 gene encoding major royal jelly protein 1-like isoform X1, with translation MQSVAEQVKAPTDPQRNTNFKSEMYKINPFVYDSLYSSWFYLILLLIAIHDSQSAYGRGNQWSQYTQRPNFSRYKELKKVYEAKNLEFGFPSEEDRQKALRKELYIPDNPLPIDVDVYHPPSGEQPKIFVTIPRFGQGVPYSLAYLTNVVRPNGTELQPYPSYDWHKTHGDDCDGLTSVYRIQIDSCGKMWILDSGEIEFKQHCAPQLVVLDVATSKVVHRYRFPKGMFKPTISRFVTPYVDIADPAPKGACEEAFVYMADPTGTGFVVYDVQHERSWRVENKYTYPDPDFGTHTIAGESFELLDGTFGFAVTPRGLGLRRMLYLHSLSNDAQVAIPLDIVNDPTYWKSGINSALEHFVLLGKRGIQCAAPAMTAQGMFLCGHLEPIGLFGWDIRTPYTHQNRLLLAENPTTLQFISGLKVIRNLEGKEEVWMLSNRLQKGFSGTMNYDEINYRIAKCGVDELVFGRPC, from the exons ATGCAGTCAGTAGCTGAGCAAGTCAAGGCACCAACAGATCCACAACGcaacacaaattttaaaagtgaaatgtacaaaataaaCCCATTTGTTTATGAttcatt GTATTCAAGCTGGTTTTATCTCATACTGCTTTTGATCGCCATCCATGACAGTCAGAGCGCTTACGGACGCGGCAATCAATGGAGTCAATACACACAACGCCCCAACTTTTCGAGATACAAGGAGTTGAAAAAAGTGTACGAGGCAAAAAATTTGGAGTTCGGATTTCCCAGCGAAGAGGACAGACAAAAAGCTTTACGTAAAGAGCTCTACATACCAGACAATCCACTGCCCATAGATGTGGATGTCTATCATCCGC CAAGTGGCGAGCAACCGAAGATTTTCGTGACAATACCACGCTTTGGCCAAGGCGTGCCCTACTCGCTGGCCTATCTAACGAATGTGGTGCGCCCCAATGGCACCGAACTGCAACCCTATCCAAGCTACGACTGGCATAAAACGCATGGCGATGACTGTGATGGGCTTACCTCGGTGTACCGGATACAG ATCGACTCGTGTGGCAAAATGTGGATATTGGATAGCggtgaaattgaatttaaacaaCACTGCGCGCCACAACTAGTGGTACTGGATGTAGCCACCTCGAAGGTCGTGCATCGCTATCGTTTTCCCAAGGGCATGTTCAAGCCGACAATAAGCCGTTTCGTCACACCATATGTCGACATTGCAGATCCCGCACCGAAGGGCGCATGCGAGGAAGCTTTCGTTTATATGGCCGATCCCACCGGTACCGGTTTTGTGGTGTACGATGTGCAACATGAACGTTCATGGCGTGTGGAAAACAAGTACACATACCCCGATCCAGACTTTGGTACGCACACCATAGCCGGTGAGAGCTTCGAACTTTTGGATGGTACATTCGGTTTCGCGGTAACACCACGCGGTTTGGGTTTGCGACGCATGTTGTACCTGCATTCGCTGTCGAATGATGCACAAGTAGCCATTCCCTTGGATATTGTGAACGATCCCACCTACTGGAAGAGCGGTATCAATTCAGCTTTGGAGCATTTCGTGTTGTTGGGCAAACGTGGCATACAATGTGCGGCACCAGCCATGACCGCGCAGGGCATGTTTCTATGTGGACACCTAGAACCGATCGGTCTTTTCGGCTGGGATATTCGTACACCGTATACACATCAAAATCGCTTGTTGTTGGCTGAAAATCCAACAACGCTGCAGTTTATCAGCGGCTTAAAGGTGATAAGGAATTTAGAGGGCAAGGAAGAGGTTTGGATGCTGTCTAATCGTTTACAGAAGGGCTTCTCCGGCACCATGAATTACGATGAGATTAATTATCGCATTGCCAAATGCGGTGTCGACGAGTTGGTGTTCGGCAGACCTTGCTAG
- the LOC120774848 gene encoding protein yellow has protein sequence MLLLCCCFVQLLVHLVSGGAAESDVEPLLRRKEFVTLHKWSELKLGVPEGYQQPPTLDANRYAQDKLLPVDVDVEYGDDGYHRTFLTIPRLSHGVLYSLAVVADSDNSTLLNPLLVPYPSYDWHSSFGQNCSSITSAIRTFIDDCWRLWVVDLGQINGIQYCAPQILAFDLVTDQLIHRYVIPASQYTPGVSIFTALAVDIDESVPKAECSTAMVYIADPWGYGLIVYDMSRGQSWRIQNAHMQPDQQLTQDKTGSSGIFTVSISPRQHGKEGGDNAERRLYFHALNSFLEVSVPLVVVNNASLWTQLKDTETQNELLKEFRIVGSRGIQCESEAMDSEGNLYCSLISSSALIAWKENSDYDSDHLKVVAYNPDRLRFVTGLKVNRNNLDEDELWALSSNPELFVGGNVQTDDIKFQIIGCRVKNLLENEPCSVVINHLQNTINYYKEH, from the exons atgttgttgttatgttgctGTTTTGTGCAACTGCTGGTCCATTTGGTCAGTGGCGGTGCGGCAGAGAGTGATGTTGAGCCCCTGCTGCGTAGAAAGGAGTTCGTTACGCTGCATAAATGGAGCGAATTGAAATTGGGTGTGCCCGAAGGCTATCAACAACCACCGACGCTGGATGCAAACCGTTACGCACAGGATAAATTGCTGCCAGTCGATGTGGATGTGGAGTACGGCG ATGACGGCTACCATCGCACCTTCCTAACCATACCACGTTTGAGTCACGGCGTTCTTTACTCCCTAGCTGTGGTCGCCGATAGTGACAACTCGACATTGCTTAATCCACTGCTGGTGCCGTATCCCAGTTATGATTGGCACTCCAGCTTTGGTCAAAATTGCAGCTCAATAACTTCGGCCATACGCACTTTT ATTGATGACTGTTGGCGTTTGTGGGTGGTTGACTTGGGTCAAATTAACGGTATTCAGTATTGCGCGCCTCAAATACTCGCTTTTGATTTGGTCACCGATCAGCTGATACACCGTTATGTTATACCGGCATCGCAATATACACCGGGTGTGTCCATTTTCACTGCACTCGCTGTGGACATAGATGAATCGGTGCCAAAGGCGGAGTGTAGTACTGCTATGGTCTACATAGCGGATCCCTGGGGTTATGGTCTGATTGTTTACGACATGAGTCGAGGTCAATCTTGGCGCATACAAAATGCACACATGCAGCCGGATCAGCAATTGACACAGGATAAAACAGGCAGCAGCGGCATTTTTACAGTCAGCATAAGTCCAAGGCAGCATGGCAAGGAAGGCGGTGATAAcg cTGAGCGCCGCTTATATTTCCATGCACTCAACAGCTTTTTAGAAGTAAGTGTACCGTTAGTTGTGGTCAATAATGCTTCCCTGTGGACACAGCTTAAGGATACGGAAACACAAAATGAACTGCTGAAAGAGTTTAGAATCGTTGGCAGCCGCGGCATACAGTGTGAATCGGAAGCTATGGACAGTGAGGGTAATTTATATTGCAGTTTGATAAGCTCAAGCGCCTTAATAGCCTGGAAGGAAAATAGCGATTACGATTCGGATCATTTGAAG GTCGTCGCTTATAATCCGGATAGACTGCGATTTGTCACAGGACTCAAAGTAAACCGCAATAATCTCGATGAAGATGAACTTTGGGCTCTGAGCAGTAATCCAGAG CTATTTGTTGGTGGTAATGTGCAAACGGATGATATAAAATTCCAAATCATTGGCTGTCGCGTGAAAAATTTGCTGGAAAATGAACCTTGCTCTGTAGTAATAAATCATTTACAAAATAcgataaattattataaagagcattaa
- the LOC120778349 gene encoding dolichol-phosphate mannosyltransferase subunit 3, with protein MVTTNLQRWLLYIGLFAIPYLAIVTGILRAPVLTKWELEIQLLPLVLLVLFGAYSASVVLYRTFTFNDCPLAAKELQEQIALARNDLKEKGFIFRD; from the exons ATGGTTACGACGAATTTACAACGTTGGCTTTTATACATTGGACTCTTTGCGATACCCTATTTGGCCATAGTGACCGGCATACTGCGCGCACCTGTGCTTACCAAATGGGAATTGGAAATTCAGCTCTTGCCACTTGTATTGCTGGTGTTGTTTGGG GCTTATTCGGCATCTGTGGTACTCTATCGCACGTTTACATTTAACGATTGTCCACTGGCAGCCAAGGAACTGCAAGAACAGATTGCGCTCGCACGTAACGATTTAAAAGAGAAAGGTTTTATATTTCGCGATTAA